The DNA sequence AGTCTGTAAGAACTTTTGTGCAGACTCATTATCATAATTGTTTTGAGTTTCTATACTTACTTCTGGCACTATTTGGTCGTCATCTTTTCTACAAGAAGTAATTGCAATTGAAGCCAAAGCAAGGAACAAAAATGTTTTTTTCATATTTAATATTATCATTAAATTGCTAAAATTTTATAATCCAGCAAAAGTATAAATAAAATATGAGAATAGATAAGTTTTTATGGTGTGTTCGTTTTTATAAAACCAGAAGCATTGCTGCGGATGAAATTAAAAAGAACAGAGTTTCGCTCGCAGGTCAGACTGTGAAATCGTCCAGAGAGATAAAAGAGGGAGATTTAATTAAGATTAGAAAAAACCAAATCGACTACCAAATTAAAATAGTACAGATTCCCAAAAGTAGAGTAGGTCCAAAATTAGTTCCGCTGCATATCCAAGATCGCACGGAAAAAGAACAATACGAAATTTTGAAATTACGTAATCTCAATCAGGAACATTATCGAAATAAAGGAGAAGGCAGACCGACCAAAAAAGACCGACGCGATATCGATGGTTTTGTAGAAGGCGATACTAACTCAGATATGGCAAATAGTGATTGGGATTTATTTTTCAGTGACGTCGATGATTCTAAGATAGATTAAATTAAAGCAATAATTTCATCTGTAATTTCATCTGGAGTTTTAGAATCAGTGACGACGGTATATTTTGCTTGTCCGTAGAAGACCTGTCTTTCAAAAAGATGTTTGGCAATAAATTCAGGTAAATCTCCATCAGGGATTTTTGCAATTAGGGGGCGCTTTTGTTTTTGTTTCAATAATCGTTCGGTAAGAGTTTTTACTGAACTTCGTAAATAAACACTTTCACTTTTTTGGGTAATGAGTTCAATATTGTTATAATATGCCGGAGTACCACCGCCTAAACTTAAAATACAGTCTTTTTCGGTATCAAAAAGCTCTTCTAAAATAAGTCTTTCTTGTTTTCTAAAGTAGATTTCTCCCTTTTTTTCGAATATTTCGGGAATCGTCATGTTATTTTTAAAAAAAATTTCCTTGTCAAGATCAATTAATTTTAGGTTCGTTTTTTGGCTCAAAACTTTGGAAATGTGAGATTTGCCGCTTCCCATATAGCCGATTAGTGAAATGATCATATTTTTATTTTGCACAAAGTTCGAAAAAAATTTTGAGAATTTAAAAAAATAAGTATCTTTGCACCACTCTAAAACGAGAAACATATTCAACAGTTTTAGAGGTGACCGACTCGGTAGCTCAGCTGGTAGAGCAATACACTTTTAATGTATGGGTCCTGGGTTCGAATCCCAGCCGGGTCACAAGCGAAAAACCTTCGTACGTGTTTTACGGATTTTTTTTGCCTGCGTGGTGAAATTGGTAGACACGCCATCTTGAGGGGGTGGTTTCCTAAGGATGTGCTGGTTCGAGTCCAGTCGCAGGCACAAAGCAAAAAACTTTAGAAAGTAGATCTAATCTGCTATTCTAGACTCGGTAGCTCAGCTGGTAGAGCAATACACTTTTAATGTATGGGCCCTGGGTTCGAATCCCAGCCGGGTCACAAAATTACCTCTTCGGAGGTAATTTTTTTTTCATATTAATATTTTGTGATTTGGTGTTCAAAAGTCTTCTTTTTAGGAAGACTTTTGATGTTTCTGGAGGTTAAAGATAAAAACTCACAGGATTAAATTTGATTAATCAAGTTGTCTTGAATATCCCAATTTATCTCTTTTATATAGTTTTACTTATATTTCCCCAATAGATTTACATACGGTTTCTTCTTCCATCTTCGAAACTTTAACATAATTTTAGCGTTGCAATTTATTGTTTTTTTATTCTTCGTTGTACCTTAGTTCTTCAAAATCAATACAATGAGAGTTCCAGTTACACGAAAACAATTGCATTTTCTACCTGACTCCAGTAGGGTAGTAGCGCGCTATTTCATGAATGGTGAATCTGCGACGAAAGATACTTTAGCTTTAATTTTTGCCATGAGTGAGAGTGAAGTTCACGTCGCTTTAAACCAAACATTAAGAGAATTTGCATATCGGCATCGTCATATAACTTATCTCTTTATGAAGCATTATCATAATGTAATTGGAATCATTGAGCAAATGCAGGTCAATATTGATGGGTTATCTGAAGAACGTAAACTGCTTATTGGTTCCTATCTTACCATGGAATATTCTCTTGAATCGACCGCTTTTTTTAATCCGTCTATTGTTCCGGATGTTGACCAAACTTATTTGGAGGAAGGTGAAATGCGCGTAATTATTTCATTTAGAGCGACAGGTGAAGGACATATCTCTTCCATCGTATTCCGACGGGCGATACTTGATCGAAACAATGATTTGTATTTGATGAGTATCGGTAAATCAATGGATGTCGCTGAAGTCATGCAAAAAACATCTTATCATAAAGGAAGATTTATAAAAAAAATGCAGGAGATGAAAATTCCTGATAAGTATTATAGTGATATCGTTGAATATCTACCAGATCATTTTGAATTTTCGGCTTTAAAAAGTGCGGTAGATGATAAATTAAAGGATTCAAGTTTAAGTACTGATAGA is a window from the Kaistella flava (ex Peng et al. 2021) genome containing:
- a CDS encoding RNA-binding S4 domain-containing protein: MRIDKFLWCVRFYKTRSIAADEIKKNRVSLAGQTVKSSREIKEGDLIKIRKNQIDYQIKIVQIPKSRVGPKLVPLHIQDRTEKEQYEILKLRNLNQEHYRNKGEGRPTKKDRRDIDGFVEGDTNSDMANSDWDLFFSDVDDSKID
- a CDS encoding shikimate kinase, which codes for MIISLIGYMGSGKSHISKVLSQKTNLKLIDLDKEIFFKNNMTIPEIFEKKGEIYFRKQERLILEELFDTEKDCILSLGGGTPAYYNNIELITQKSESVYLRSSVKTLTERLLKQKQKRPLIAKIPDGDLPEFIAKHLFERQVFYGQAKYTVVTDSKTPDEITDEIIALI